A DNA window from Azotosporobacter soli contains the following coding sequences:
- a CDS encoding L-2-amino-thiazoline-4-carboxylic acid hydrolase, whose protein sequence is MIDNKISIKGDAVVDIQRGAIGHRAIWTGLTYTKAREAGMAEQAEKFIREAISETGEFQGAEIKAQCKEPQNVTCFAETFLTPNVLKTFEIEFKTKTADRVELEFHHCPLLKGWQDLGFDDATCEKLCDMAMDGDRGIAKAMGFEFHLGDTIANGKSTCQVSFFKKGK, encoded by the coding sequence ATGATTGACAACAAGATCAGCATCAAAGGCGACGCGGTAGTGGACATCCAAAGAGGCGCGATCGGACATCGCGCGATCTGGACCGGCCTGACGTATACGAAGGCCAGAGAAGCAGGCATGGCGGAGCAGGCGGAAAAATTCATCCGCGAAGCGATTTCGGAAACGGGAGAATTCCAAGGCGCTGAAATCAAAGCCCAGTGCAAAGAGCCGCAAAACGTGACCTGTTTTGCCGAAACGTTTTTGACGCCGAATGTACTCAAGACCTTTGAAATCGAATTCAAGACGAAAACGGCAGACCGGGTCGAACTGGAATTCCATCATTGCCCGCTCTTGAAAGGCTGGCAGGATCTTGGCTTCGACGATGCGACCTGCGAAAAATTATGCGATATGGCGATGGACGGAGACAGAGGGATTGCCAAGGCGATGGGCTTTGAATTTCATTTGGGCGACACGATTGCAAACGGAAAAAGCACCTGTCAGGTATCGTTCTTCA
- a CDS encoding GntR family transcriptional regulator, with product MNKRTNDSLKDQVYDALFSDIINGAYPADTILTEKFLMEKYSVSRAPIREALTQLTGTQILSSIPRHGYKILQPSEQQLLEVIKFRSALECSFLTTYCTYIDRERISELRTICMDYVNCASNDFKSHWHYNCQFHLKLFAIYGNHYAYKLLEEALNIQTIYFVQKKHSATMDLHLALVDYLEKNDIPMAITLLKADIENLLLPNTAPTPVDRT from the coding sequence ATGAACAAAAGAACGAATGACAGTTTGAAAGACCAGGTCTATGACGCTTTGTTCTCTGATATCATCAACGGCGCCTATCCTGCCGATACGATTCTGACTGAAAAATTCCTGATGGAAAAATACAGCGTCAGCCGCGCACCGATCCGCGAAGCGCTCACACAGTTGACCGGCACGCAAATTCTCTCCAGCATCCCGCGGCACGGCTACAAGATCCTCCAACCCAGCGAACAGCAGCTCTTGGAAGTCATAAAATTCCGTTCCGCACTCGAATGTTCGTTTCTCACCACCTATTGCACTTACATCGACCGCGAGCGCATCAGCGAATTGCGTACCATCTGCATGGACTACGTCAATTGCGCCAGCAACGATTTTAAATCGCACTGGCATTATAACTGCCAGTTCCATCTGAAACTGTTCGCCATCTACGGCAACCACTACGCCTATAAACTCCTGGAAGAAGCGCTGAACATCCAAACGATCTATTTCGTACAGAAAAAGCACAGCGCGACAATGGATCTACACCTGGCCTTGGTCGACTATCTGGAGAAAAACGATATCCCGATGGCGATCACGCTTTTGAAGGCCGATATCGAAAATTTGTTATTGCCGAACACAGCGCCGACTCCG